GGCGAACGCACGTCGACCAGGTTCTTCGTGCCGATCGCCGCGATGACCTCGTCGCGGTAGGCCCGGATGTTGTTGTCCAAGGGCTGCGCGGTGTAGGAGGTGGCCGGGCGGCTGACGGCGTCCTTGACCAGCGGGCGGGCGTCGAGCTCCCAGCGCTTGCGGCCGCCGTCGAGCAGCTTGACGTCGGCGTGGCCGTACAGCTTGAAGTACCAGTAGGCGTATGCCGCGAACCAGTTGTTGTTGCCGCCGTACAGGATCACCGTGTCGTCGTTGCTGATGCCCTTGTCGCTCAACAGCTTCGAGAATTGCTGCTGGTCGACGAAGTCACGCTTGACGGCGTCCTGCAGATCGTCTTTCCAGTCCAGTTTGACGGCGCCGGGGATGTGACCCTCGTCGTCGTAGGCGCTGGTGTTCTCGTCGACCTCGACGAACACCACGCCAGGGGTATCGAGGTTGTTCCCGGCCCATTCGGTCGAGACCAGGACGTCGGAACGTGCCATGTACGAATTCCTTTCGGTTGCTTCAGATTTGAGTGGTCAGGCGGGTGTCATGCGGGACTGGGGGTGCGGCGGAACCGCGCCACCAGCGGGTAGATCTGGCAACCCAGGCAGATGCCGAAGGCGGCGTTGAGAAAGGCTGCCACCAACGCGAAAGCGGTGGCGGTCAGGCCGAGGGCGGTGATACCGAAGGCGAACCCCGCGGTACCCACGACCGCGAACACGAAGCCGACCAACTGGGCGAACTTCAGCGGTGGCACCGGCTCACGCTCGGTGACCGGTGCCAGGCGCGGCGCCACGAAAGTGGCGAACAGCCGGCCGTACGGGTGCCGCCGCGGACCGCCGACCGCACCGATGGCGAACACCACGGCCTGGGCACCCAGCAGCACCGCGGCCGCGAGCTCACTCACCCCGGCGACCAGCAGGGTGACGATCAGTACCGCGGTGGTGACCCAGGCGGCGAACCGCGGCCCCCGCACGTCGACCTGGGCAGGCCGGCCGTCAGCGATGGGCTGGGTTGATGTCGATGACATGAGAACGAACTCCTGTTGTTGTAGAAGGTCTGATGGTGTGCAGGCCCAGGCACGAGGCCTGAGCGGGCGCGCGAAAGCGCGCGGCTGCCCTCAACAGCAACAACAACAGCAGCAACCCGCGACGCGGCACAGATCGACTGCGCGGCGCTTGGTGAGCACAAGCTCAAGGCGGGCTGACACGAGCGACAGCTTACCCAATAACCGCGGGGTCAGGCCAACAGTGGTTCCAGCGCCGAGCGCAGGTCAGCGGCCTTGGGAACGCCGCTGGTGCGGTACCGGGGCCGCCCGTCACGGTCGAAGATGATGGTGGTGGGCAGCGACAGGACCGAAAGCCGCCTGGCGGCTTCGGGATTGGCGTCCATGTCGATTTCCACGTGGGCGACTTCGGGTAGCTGGGCACAGACCTGGTCGACGACGCGTCGTACCCCGGCGCACGGGCCGCACCATTCGGCCGAGAAATGCAGCACGGTCGGACCCGTGTGCGAGAGCCCGAGATCGCTCGTGTCGACGTCGGCGGCCTCTTCACCCGCCCTGATCATGCCGGCGCGCAGCGTGATCAGGCGGCCGATCACGTAGGCCACCCCGAGTGCGGCGATCAGCACCACGACCACCAGCACCATCGAAGAGCTCATGATTGTCTGAACCCCGCCAGGTCGATGGTTACTCCCGAGGCGATCCCCTCGATGATCACATCGGAGCCCCGGGCACCCGCAGTGGTCGGGGCGATCCCGAACGGCAGCTTCTGACCGCTGATCTTGTGGCTGAACTCCGACAGGACCGCCGCGGTCTTGTCCTCGGGAACGGGCTCGTCGGCGGTACCCGGGCCGGTCAGGATCCCGGTCGCGGTCAGCACCAGGGTGGTGTCGTCGCCGTCGGCGAAGGACAGGTCGACCGAGACGCTGACCCGCTTGTCCAGCCCCGATTTCTTGGGGGTCCCGGTGAACACCAGCCCCTGACTGCTGGAGATGCCGGACTCGGTGGTGCCCCCGGTGGCGTCGTTGGTTTCCCGCGAGGGGGCCTCGACCAGCAGGTCGTCGATGCCCATGAACCTGCCGATGTGGGTGGAGTCGATGATGATGCGGCTCTCGGTCTTCCTGACCGGCAGTTTCGCGTCCGGTGGGATCAGCCACGACGAGTCGGTGATGTCGATGCCGTGCAGGGTGGCCTCCAGCGAGGCCTTGCCCACCACGGGATGGTCGACGCCCGCGGCCCGGATCTCGATCTCCCGGTAGCGATCGTTGCGGACCTGGGTCAGGAACGGAAAGCCGAGGATGGCCACCCAGGGGTCCCAGTTCAGCCCGGCCGCGGTGCGGATGTTGCGGGCGAGGCGGTACTCGGCATAGATCGCCGAACCGAAATCGGTGCCGACAACCCCGACGACGAGCGCGGTCAGGGTAGCGGCGAGCCCGATCAGCAGTTTGCGCACCGGCACATTGTCGCCCACAGCCGCCGGATCGAAGCGCTCGGCGCGGCTAATCAGCAGGTGAGGCGTTATCGTTAGTTCACTAAAGGCCGGTAACGGCTACATGTCAGTCATGAATCCGACCGTGTGGACATCGGGGTCCGGGCGATCGTGGGAAGTGATTGCCGGCGCGCCGGAGGACCTGTTGGATCTACTGCTACTGACCGTCGACCCGCACCCCGAGGCGGTCCTGCCCTCTCTGACCCTGCTTGCCCACACCGTGCGCACAGCACCGACAGAGGTGTCCTCGCTGCTGGAAGCGGGCAGTGCCGACGTGGCGATCGTCGACGCCCGTACCGATCTCGCGGCCGCTCGCGGCCTGTGCCGGCTGCTGGGGACGACGGGCACGTCTGTCCCGGTCGTGGCGGTGATCAACGAGGGCGGGTTGGTGGCGGTCAACCATGAGTGGGGCCTGGACGAGATCCTGCTGCCGGGCACCGGACCGGCCGAGATCGACGCCCGGCTGCGGCTCCTGGTCGGCCGGCGCGGAGGCGGCGCCAACCAGGAGAACGTCGGCAAGATCACCCTCGGTGAGCTCGCGATCGACGAAGGCACCTACACCGCACGCCTGCGCGGCCGTCCGCTCGATCTCACCTACAAAGAGTTCGAGCTGCTCAAATACCTCGCCCAGCATGCCGGACGGGTCTTCACCCGGGCGCAGCTGCTGCAGGAGGTGTGGGGCTATGACTTCTTCGGCGGTACTCGCACGGTGGACGTGCACGTCCGTCGTCTGCGCGCCAAACTCGGCCCCGAGTACGAATCGCTGATCGGCACCGTCCGCAACGTCGGATACAAGGCCGTGCGCCCGTCCCGGGGCCGCACTCCCGCGGGCGAGGCGGCCGGTGCAGGCGACGCCGCGCCCGACGACTCCGGTGACGACGACTTCGACCCGGCAACCGACGACGCGGACGAGCCGTTGGCGGGGCGGTTGCCCAGCCAGTGACCGAACTCAACTGGCGGACCGGGCTGTCTGAGGCCGAGCGGGCCGAAATCCGTGCACTCGTCGCCGCAGCCGCCGCGGCCGACGGCGTCGCCCCGGTGGGCGACCAGGTGCTGCGCGAGCTCGGCCATGACCGCACCCGCCACCTGCTGGCCACCGACGGCGCAGACCTCGTCGGGTACCTGAATCTGGCCCCGGCCGGCGAGGCGGACCCGGCGATGGCCGAGCTGGTGGTCCATCCGCAGGCCAGACGGCGCGGCGTCGGTGCGGCGCTGGCTCGGGCCGGGCTCGCCGAGGGCGCAGCGGACACGCGCATCTGGGCACACGGCGACCTCGAGGCGGCTCGTGCGCTGGCGGCCGCACTGGACCTCAAATCGGTCCGCGAACTGCTGCAGATGCGTCGCCCGCTGACCGATCTGCCGCCGCTGCGCACCGCCGAGGGCGTGCGGATCGGCACCTATGCCGGACCGGGAGACGATGCCGAGATCCTGCGGGTCAACAACGCCGCGTTCTCCTGGCACCCCGAACAGGGCGGCTGGACCGAACAGGACATCGAAGAGCGGCGCAGCGAGCCGTGGTTCGAACCCGAGGGGCTTTTCGAGGCGTTCGACGAACACACCGGGGCCCTGCTGGGGTTCCACTGGACCAAAGTGCACAACCCCGAGCTCGGCGAGGTCTACATCGTCGGCGTCGACCCGTCGGCACAGGGACGGGGACTGGGTTCGGTGCTCACTCTGCTGGGGCTGCACCACCTCGCGCAGCGGTCCCTGCGGACGGTGCTACTTTACGTCGAGGCAGATAACTCGGCGGCCGTGGCGACCTACCGAAACTTGGGTTTCGAGGTGTTCGGCGTCGACGTGGCGTACGCCGCCGGTTAACCCGTTTAGCTGTGAACACGCTGAACCTATTCACTGCCGATTCACCTGCTGTCCGCGAGCCGTCCACTGGGGCCTAATACGTTGCCGGAGAGTTTGAAGCCGTCAACGGAAAGTAGGACAAGTGAAGCTCTTCAGCATTGGCAAGCCGTTCGGTGTCGCGCTGTCCGCGACGGCGATTGCGGCACTCACGCTGACCGCGTGTGGCAGCGACAACAACGCCGGCAGCACCAGCTCCCCGGCCGCGGGCGGCAACTCGTCCGCGTCCGCCGAGTGCGCGGGCAAGAACGCGGTGACGGCCGAGGGTTCGACGGCGCAGCAGAATGCCATTGCCGAGTTCAACAAGGTCTGGGGCCAGGTCTGCTCCGGCAAGAACCTCTCCTACAACCCGACCGGTTCGGGCGCGGGTGTCGACCAGTTCATCGCCAAGCAGGTCGACTTCGCCGGTTCCGACTCGGCGCTCAAGGACGACCAGGTCAAGAAGGCCGCCGACCGCTGCGGCGGCAACGAGGCCTGGAACCTGCCGCTGGTGTTCGGCCCCGTCGCACTGGCTTACAACGTCGAGGGCGTCGACAAGCTCGTGGTGAACCCCGACGTGCTCGCCAAGATCTTCCAGGGCGAGATCAAGAAGTGGAACGATCCGGCGATCGCAGCGCTCAACGCCGGCGCCACCCTGCCTGACCTGGACATCAAGCCGATCTACCGGTCGGATTCCTCGGGCACCACCGACAACTTCCAGAAGTACCTCGCCGCGGCCGCACCGCAGACCTGGACCAAGGGTGCGGGCAAGGAGTTCCAGGGCGGCGCCGGTGAGGGCGCGCAGAAGTCCTCCGGTGTCGTGCAGGCCGTCCAGGCCACCCCGGGCTCGATCGGCTACGTCGAGAAGAGCCCGGCCGCCGCGGCCGGTCTGCCCTACGCCCAGATCGACAGCGGTGCCGGCGCGGTCGCGCTGGACGACCAGTCGACCACCAAGGCCGTCGGCGCCGCCAAGTTCAAGGGCGACGGCAAGGACTTGATCATCGACCTGAACGCGCTGTACGCCTCGAAGGAGGCCGGC
Above is a window of Mycolicibacterium boenickei DNA encoding:
- a CDS encoding Ms5788A family Cys-rich leader peptide, producing the protein MSARLELVLTKRRAVDLCRVAGCCCCCCC
- a CDS encoding DUF4395 domain-containing protein, whose protein sequence is MSSTSTQPIADGRPAQVDVRGPRFAAWVTTAVLIVTLLVAGVSELAAAVLLGAQAVVFAIGAVGGPRRHPYGRLFATFVAPRLAPVTEREPVPPLKFAQLVGFVFAVVGTAGFAFGITALGLTATAFALVAAFLNAAFGICLGCQIYPLVARFRRTPSPA
- a CDS encoding thioredoxin family protein, which gives rise to MSSSMVLVVVVLIAALGVAYVIGRLITLRAGMIRAGEEAADVDTSDLGLSHTGPTVLHFSAEWCGPCAGVRRVVDQVCAQLPEVAHVEIDMDANPEAARRLSVLSLPTTIIFDRDGRPRYRTSGVPKAADLRSALEPLLA
- the mshD gene encoding mycothiol synthase yields the protein MTELNWRTGLSEAERAEIRALVAAAAAADGVAPVGDQVLRELGHDRTRHLLATDGADLVGYLNLAPAGEADPAMAELVVHPQARRRGVGAALARAGLAEGAADTRIWAHGDLEAARALAAALDLKSVRELLQMRRPLTDLPPLRTAEGVRIGTYAGPGDDAEILRVNNAAFSWHPEQGGWTEQDIEERRSEPWFEPEGLFEAFDEHTGALLGFHWTKVHNPELGEVYIVGVDPSAQGRGLGSVLTLLGLHHLAQRSLRTVLLYVEADNSAAVATYRNLGFEVFGVDVAYAAG
- a CDS encoding winged helix-turn-helix transcriptional regulator, with amino-acid sequence MDLLLLTVDPHPEAVLPSLTLLAHTVRTAPTEVSSLLEAGSADVAIVDARTDLAAARGLCRLLGTTGTSVPVVAVINEGGLVAVNHEWGLDEILLPGTGPAEIDARLRLLVGRRGGGANQENVGKITLGELAIDEGTYTARLRGRPLDLTYKEFELLKYLAQHAGRVFTRAQLLQEVWGYDFFGGTRTVDVHVRRLRAKLGPEYESLIGTVRNVGYKAVRPSRGRTPAGEAAGAGDAAPDDSGDDDFDPATDDADEPLAGRLPSQ
- the pstS gene encoding phosphate ABC transporter substrate-binding protein PstS, encoding MKLFSIGKPFGVALSATAIAALTLTACGSDNNAGSTSSPAAGGNSSASAECAGKNAVTAEGSTAQQNAIAEFNKVWGQVCSGKNLSYNPTGSGAGVDQFIAKQVDFAGSDSALKDDQVKKAADRCGGNEAWNLPLVFGPVALAYNVEGVDKLVVNPDVLAKIFQGEIKKWNDPAIAALNAGATLPDLDIKPIYRSDSSGTTDNFQKYLAAAAPQTWTKGAGKEFQGGAGEGAQKSSGVVQAVQATPGSIGYVEKSPAAAAGLPYAQIDSGAGAVALDDQSTTKAVGAAKFKGDGKDLIIDLNALYASKEAGVYPLVLATYEIVCSKGYDADTAAAVKSFLTVAANEGQASLSQAGYIALPDEFKQRLLTSVEAIA
- the lmeA gene encoding mannan chain length control protein LmeA; this encodes MGDNVPVRKLLIGLAATLTALVVGVVGTDFGSAIYAEYRLARNIRTAAGLNWDPWVAILGFPFLTQVRNDRYREIEIRAAGVDHPVVGKASLEATLHGIDITDSSWLIPPDAKLPVRKTESRIIIDSTHIGRFMGIDDLLVEAPSRETNDATGGTTESGISSSQGLVFTGTPKKSGLDKRVSVSVDLSFADGDDTTLVLTATGILTGPGTADEPVPEDKTAAVLSEFSHKISGQKLPFGIAPTTAGARGSDVIIEGIASGVTIDLAGFRQS
- a CDS encoding sulfurtransferase; the encoded protein is MARSDVLVSTEWAGNNLDTPGVVFVEVDENTSAYDDEGHIPGAVKLDWKDDLQDAVKRDFVDQQQFSKLLSDKGISNDDTVILYGGNNNWFAAYAYWYFKLYGHADVKLLDGGRKRWELDARPLVKDAVSRPATSYTAQPLDNNIRAYRDEVIAAIGTKNLVDVRSPDEFSGKILAPAHLPQEQSQRPGHIPGAINVPWSKAANEDGTFKSDEDLAKLYAAAGLDGEKETIAYCRIGERSSHTWFVLQELLGHQNVKNYDGSWTEYGSLVGAPIELGS